Proteins encoded together in one Corynebacterium liangguodongii window:
- the disA gene encoding DNA integrity scanning diadenylate cyclase DisA has translation MTTPSDPSARLRDTLELLAPGTALRDGLERIQRGHTGGLIVLGDDDAVVDICDGGIEFDVPFSPTLLRELSKMDGAVVLSSDLSRIVRANVQLVPSPSYPTAETGTRHRAAERTALHTGVPTVSVSASMNTLTLYAHGQRHLLDEPAVLTARANQALSTVERYRGRLDLAGQRLFVAEMNDYATVADVLNVLQRQLMLQRAVGDMDRGIVELGVDSRQLALQLTELRGTIDEDVEMLVRDYIAAATVPGDEQVAEALASLGQLPDSELLNTALLARALGLPATEENLMQSVAPRGYRALSRVPRVQKFLMDHVVAEFGTLAELLSADPERLAGAEHVSPLWARHIYEGLRRMA, from the coding sequence ATGACCACCCCCAGCGACCCCAGCGCCCGCCTCCGCGACACCCTCGAGCTGCTCGCCCCTGGTACCGCCCTGCGCGACGGCTTGGAGCGCATCCAGCGCGGGCACACTGGCGGGCTCATCGTCCTTGGCGACGACGACGCGGTCGTCGATATTTGCGACGGCGGCATCGAGTTCGACGTGCCGTTTAGCCCCACCCTCCTGCGCGAGCTCAGCAAGATGGACGGCGCCGTGGTCTTATCCAGCGACCTCTCTCGCATCGTGCGCGCCAACGTGCAGCTCGTGCCCTCACCGTCCTACCCGACGGCGGAGACGGGCACCCGCCACCGCGCGGCCGAGCGTACCGCCCTGCACACCGGGGTTCCCACCGTCTCGGTCTCCGCGTCGATGAATACGCTGACTCTCTACGCCCACGGACAGCGCCACCTGCTCGACGAGCCCGCTGTGCTCACCGCGCGCGCCAATCAAGCGCTCTCCACCGTCGAGCGCTACCGCGGTCGCCTCGACCTGGCGGGCCAGCGCCTCTTCGTCGCCGAGATGAACGACTACGCCACGGTGGCCGACGTCTTAAACGTGCTGCAGCGCCAGCTCATGCTGCAACGCGCCGTGGGGGATATGGACCGCGGCATCGTCGAGCTCGGGGTGGATTCGCGCCAGCTCGCCCTGCAGCTCACGGAGCTGCGCGGCACCATCGACGAGGACGTGGAGATGCTGGTGCGCGACTACATCGCCGCGGCCACCGTGCCCGGGGACGAGCAGGTCGCCGAGGCGCTCGCGTCGCTTGGCCAGCTGCCGGACTCCGAGCTGCTCAACACCGCGTTGTTGGCGCGGGCGCTCGGGCTGCCGGCGACGGAGGAAAACCTCATGCAATCGGTCGCGCCCCGCGGCTATCGCGCGCTATCGCGCGTACCACGGGTGCAGAAGTTTCTCATGGACCACGTGGTGGCGGAGTTCGGGACCCTCGCCGAGCTCCTTTCCGCCGACCCTGAGCGCCTCGCGGGCGCCGAGCACGTCTCCCCGCTGTGGGCCCGCCATATCTACGAGGGCCTGCGGAGGATGGCCTAG
- a CDS encoding carbonic anhydrase encodes MTQRLSASPLEVWETLKAGNDRFATDTVIHPHSTVERRLELREGQAPVAAVLACSDSRVPVELLFDAGLGDMFVIRTAGGCVDAAVSGSVDFAVTALGVKLVIVLSHEACGAIGAAVTAVDEAEIPLGLQRVFVEKIAPSVIWAKGHGKGERGEIEREHARITAQHLIDRIPALQEGAADGSIGVVAARYSLAEGRVETVEEHFAR; translated from the coding sequence ATGACCCAACGCTTAAGTGCATCGCCCCTCGAGGTGTGGGAAACCCTCAAGGCGGGCAACGACCGTTTCGCCACAGATACCGTCATCCATCCGCACAGCACGGTGGAGCGCCGCCTCGAGCTGCGTGAGGGCCAGGCCCCGGTTGCCGCGGTGCTGGCGTGCTCCGACTCCAGGGTGCCCGTCGAGCTGCTTTTCGACGCCGGGCTGGGCGACATGTTCGTCATCCGCACCGCCGGTGGCTGCGTTGACGCCGCGGTCTCCGGCTCCGTCGACTTCGCCGTCACCGCGCTTGGCGTCAAGCTCGTCATCGTGCTCAGCCACGAGGCGTGCGGGGCGATCGGCGCGGCGGTCACCGCCGTCGACGAGGCGGAGATCCCCCTGGGCCTGCAGCGCGTGTTCGTGGAAAAGATCGCACCCTCAGTGATCTGGGCGAAAGGCCACGGCAAAGGCGAGCGCGGCGAGATCGAGCGCGAGCACGCCCGGATTACGGCGCAGCACCTCATCGACCGCATCCCGGCGCTGCAAGAGGGTGCCGCCGACGGTTCCATCGGCGTCGTCGCGGCCCGCTACAGTCTCGCCGAGGGCCGCGTCGAGACCGTCGAGGAGCATTTCGCGCGCTAA